A window of the Cytophagaceae bacterium genome harbors these coding sequences:
- a CDS encoding tetratricopeptide repeat protein, whose protein sequence is MKFKSLTIAFLISFHTLFGQNTLNYTQIEAHFNNGIELFQKKAYSAARKELHEYISKSENSLNPNKFNIANAEYYSALASLNTQAKDADIEVERFVLKNPEHPKAKLIYNNLAKSFFDKGDFKGAIAYYQKALENRADNIDTYEIRYQLALAYYQIKDFKNALVEFDKVKATVAPNALNAAYYAAVINFQNENFDLALSDLKRVENVNPYKIEVPNWIGQIYYRQKKHDELTAYAEPIIANPNGRKIDDLCLLTAEVNFFDDNFEKSAVYYDKFKTFRRGTVSDQVTFRHAFSLYKTDKFEKASVLFKSLANNNTEIGQQSAYYLGISSLKTGDLNAAMAAFENAKKADFDKNIKEEASYNYVKVLVEKSNNTLAINELQSYLKNYPNGKYVDESNELLSEIFFETNSYVSAITYIESLTRKTSKIEEAYQKLCYNQGVVDFNLEKYESAIKYFNKSLEKPTDKALATKSKYWKAEALNMSENPQSESIYRELATSGDNEIKQKSLYSLGYMFFNKGEFVKAQKYFEDFRSGSKGEAALAQNYEDALVRIADCQLAGKNYTQALKNYDLAYQVNKTDKDYSLYQKGLTLKYLDRDKESKEIFEKFSKLYTSSRLIDDALFQNAEFEMEKSNYASAISILTDLMRKKPNSILIPQALLKRAISFSNLQDYDKAISDFKVIINKYGKTEFAEEALLGLRETLNNSNRTEEFAEVADQYQKSNPNDKSVINLQFDAAKDLYYAEKYDKAIVALQNFISSNPKSSSAPEANFLIAESYYILNKKDEALKYYQEIVISNSTEFLSKSAIRSGNLFFEKQNYSDAILNFLQVISATSNQRDIVVAQEGLFKSYYFKGDFDKSIEYSNKVIQEGGNTVMGAENRAILFKGKSFLQKKDFNQAKTEFEKVIAMAKDISGAEAKYFIGEMHFAQKDFDTSIKVLQDLAADFSDFTYWYEKAFLLIADNYLAKNDEFMAKATLKSIIENSESKDTVEKAKQKLKAIN, encoded by the coding sequence ATGAAATTTAAATCATTAACAATAGCTTTCCTTATATCTTTCCATACATTATTTGGGCAAAATACGCTTAATTATACCCAAATAGAAGCCCATTTTAATAATGGAATTGAGCTTTTTCAGAAAAAAGCCTATTCAGCTGCCCGAAAAGAGCTTCATGAATATATTTCAAAGTCTGAAAATTCCCTGAATCCCAACAAATTCAACATTGCCAATGCCGAATACTATTCTGCTCTTGCCTCACTCAATACGCAAGCCAAGGATGCAGACATTGAAGTGGAGAGATTTGTTTTGAAAAATCCGGAACACCCTAAAGCCAAATTGATTTACAATAATCTGGCAAAGAGTTTTTTTGACAAAGGAGATTTCAAAGGGGCTATCGCATATTACCAAAAAGCACTTGAAAACCGGGCAGACAATATTGATACTTACGAAATTAGATATCAGTTGGCTTTGGCATATTACCAAATCAAAGATTTTAAAAATGCTTTGGTGGAATTTGATAAAGTTAAAGCAACCGTTGCACCAAATGCCCTTAATGCAGCATATTATGCGGCGGTTATCAATTTCCAAAACGAAAACTTCGACCTGGCTTTAAGTGACCTGAAAAGGGTAGAAAACGTAAATCCCTATAAAATTGAAGTTCCTAACTGGATAGGTCAGATTTATTATAGACAAAAAAAACATGACGAACTAACCGCTTATGCTGAACCAATTATTGCTAATCCAAACGGTAGAAAAATTGACGATTTGTGCCTTTTGACTGCTGAGGTTAACTTTTTTGATGATAATTTCGAGAAATCTGCGGTTTATTATGATAAATTCAAAACTTTCAGACGTGGAACAGTAAGTGATCAGGTTACATTTCGCCATGCATTTAGCCTTTATAAAACTGACAAATTTGAAAAAGCTTCCGTCTTATTTAAATCTCTGGCCAATAATAATACTGAAATTGGTCAACAATCAGCTTATTATTTGGGAATATCTTCCTTAAAAACCGGTGATTTAAATGCTGCTATGGCGGCTTTTGAAAATGCTAAAAAAGCCGATTTTGATAAAAATATTAAAGAAGAAGCTTCCTATAATTATGTTAAAGTTTTAGTAGAAAAATCTAATAATACATTAGCAATCAACGAACTACAAAGCTATCTCAAAAATTATCCTAACGGTAAATATGTTGATGAATCAAATGAACTTTTAAGCGAAATTTTCTTCGAAACAAATAGTTATGTATCTGCAATTACCTATATTGAATCTCTGACGAGAAAGACTTCAAAAATTGAAGAAGCCTATCAAAAACTTTGTTACAATCAGGGAGTGGTTGATTTTAATCTGGAAAAATATGAAAGTGCAATTAAATACTTTAATAAATCGCTGGAAAAACCCACAGATAAGGCACTTGCCACCAAATCAAAATATTGGAAAGCTGAGGCACTAAATATGTCAGAAAATCCTCAATCAGAGAGTATTTATCGTGAATTGGCCACTTCAGGTGACAATGAGATAAAACAAAAAAGCCTATATAGTCTTGGATATATGTTTTTTAATAAAGGTGAATTTGTAAAAGCTCAGAAATATTTTGAAGATTTCAGATCGGGCTCAAAAGGAGAAGCAGCATTGGCCCAGAATTATGAAGATGCTTTAGTTAGAATAGCAGATTGCCAACTTGCAGGGAAAAACTATACCCAGGCACTTAAAAATTACGATTTAGCATATCAGGTCAATAAAACTGACAAAGATTATTCTCTATATCAGAAAGGATTAACTCTGAAATATCTGGATAGAGACAAAGAATCGAAGGAAATATTCGAAAAATTTTCGAAACTATATACATCATCCCGATTAATCGATGACGCTCTTTTTCAAAATGCCGAATTTGAAATGGAAAAAAGTAATTATGCTTCAGCAATTTCGATTCTGACTGACCTTATGCGGAAAAAGCCAAATAGCATTCTCATACCTCAGGCTTTATTAAAAAGGGCCATATCATTTTCAAATTTACAGGATTACGACAAAGCTATTTCCGATTTTAAGGTCATAATAAACAAATATGGTAAAACTGAATTTGCTGAAGAAGCTCTTTTGGGACTTCGTGAAACTTTAAACAATAGTAATCGTACAGAAGAATTTGCCGAAGTGGCTGATCAGTACCAAAAAAGCAATCCCAATGATAAATCGGTTATTAACTTGCAATTTGATGCAGCAAAAGACCTTTATTACGCTGAAAAGTATGATAAAGCCATTGTTGCACTTCAGAATTTCATCAGTTCAAATCCAAAAAGTAGCTCGGCACCTGAGGCCAACTTTCTCATTGCAGAATCTTATTATATTTTGAATAAAAAAGATGAAGCATTAAAATACTATCAGGAAATTGTGATTTCAAACAGTACCGAATTCCTAAGTAAATCAGCCATTAGATCTGGCAATTTATTCTTTGAAAAACAAAACTATTCTGATGCTATTTTAAACTTCCTGCAAGTTATTTCTGCTACCTCAAATCAAAGAGACATTGTTGTTGCACAGGAAGGACTATTTAAAAGCTACTATTTCAAAGGAGATTTTGACAAATCTATAGAATACAGTAATAAGGTAATTCAGGAAGGAGGAAATACAGTGATGGGTGCTGAAAACCGGGCTATTTTATTCAAAGGAAAGTCCTTCTTACAAAAAAAGGATTTCAATCAGGCAAAGACTGAGTTTGAAAAAGTAATTGCGATGGCCAAAGATATCTCTGGAGCGGAAGCGAAATATTTTATAGGTGAAATGCATTTCGCTCAAAAAGATTTTGATACTTCCATAAAAGTTCTTCAGGACCTGGCCGCAGACTTCTCAGACTTCACATATTGGTACGAAAAAGCATTTCTGTTAATAGCAGACAATTATCTGGCAAAAAATGATGAATTCATGGCCAAAGCGACTTTGAAATCGATCATCGAGAACTCAGAAAGCAAAGACACTGTAGAGAAAGCAAAACAAAAATTAAAAGCAATCAACTGA
- a CDS encoding ParA family protein, which produces MSFKIGIYSLEKNSGKSITAAFLAESLATLNQKVALLDVTQDTFLTDFLQIKKSTLNSIKISESTWDYQKIENINNFDSFISKSEKYDFIIVDFPSYTDDYLPEILSKLESVIIPIECEFYGLDKLNETFEEILKFENLKVEGLLLTKVDNNNSLVEKIKGFLKDNFSDLVFNSSISRNYYLGLPHFSIENLNHSIPNFGFADYLKLANEILDNRNNG; this is translated from the coding sequence ATGTCTTTTAAAATAGGAATTTACAGTCTGGAGAAAAATTCGGGAAAAAGTATTACAGCTGCTTTCCTTGCCGAAAGTCTGGCTACATTAAATCAAAAAGTAGCACTACTTGATGTTACCCAAGATACTTTTTTAACAGATTTTCTGCAAATAAAAAAAAGTACTCTAAATTCAATTAAAATATCAGAATCTACCTGGGATTATCAAAAAATTGAAAATATAAATAATTTCGATTCATTCATTTCGAAAAGCGAAAAATACGATTTCATAATTGTAGATTTTCCATCTTATACAGATGATTATTTACCTGAAATTTTAAGTAAACTTGAAAGTGTAATAATTCCAATTGAGTGTGAGTTTTATGGATTGGATAAATTGAATGAAACATTTGAAGAAATATTAAAATTTGAAAACCTGAAAGTCGAGGGTTTGTTATTGACCAAAGTTGATAATAATAATTCTTTGGTCGAAAAAATAAAAGGGTTCTTAAAAGATAACTTTTCGGATTTAGTATTTAATTCATCAATTTCAAGAAATTATTATTTGGGTTTACCTCACTTTTCAATAGAAAACCTAAATCATTCAATACCAAATTTTGGTTTTGCTGACTACTTAAAATTAGCAAACGAAATACTTGACAATAGAAACAATGGATAA
- the dapB gene encoding 4-hydroxy-tetrahydrodipicolinate reductase yields the protein MRIGLLGYGKMGKAIEKIAIERGNQIIFRIDLNSQETLDQFTPDDVDVIIEFSSPHSAYQNLKNCMEKGFKTVSGTTGWLDHKSEIEALCSEKGAAFFYSSNYSIGVNLFFKLNKVLAELMSTQKQYEIFTSEIHHTEKLDSPSGTAITLAEGIIANNEEKKHWVNNQIPKKEEVAIWSSREGKVPGTHTIKYISEVDEIEIKHTANSRTGFALGAVIAAEWLADKTGVFGMDDMLRL from the coding sequence ATGAGGATAGGATTGCTGGGATATGGCAAAATGGGAAAAGCAATAGAAAAAATTGCAATCGAAAGAGGCAATCAAATCATTTTCAGGATTGATTTAAATAGTCAGGAAACTTTGGATCAGTTTACACCGGACGACGTGGATGTGATTATTGAATTCAGCTCACCCCACTCTGCCTATCAAAACTTAAAAAATTGCATGGAGAAGGGCTTTAAGACGGTTTCTGGAACAACTGGATGGTTGGACCACAAATCTGAAATCGAAGCTTTGTGTTCAGAAAAAGGAGCCGCATTTTTTTATTCAAGTAATTACAGCATTGGAGTAAATCTGTTTTTTAAACTCAATAAAGTTTTGGCAGAACTCATGTCAACACAAAAACAATATGAGATTTTTACTTCCGAGATTCACCATACCGAAAAACTTGATTCTCCAAGTGGTACAGCAATAACTTTGGCAGAAGGAATTATCGCCAATAATGAAGAAAAAAAACATTGGGTAAATAATCAGATACCTAAAAAAGAAGAAGTTGCAATCTGGTCTTCAAGAGAAGGGAAAGTACCTGGAACTCACACTATAAAATACATTTCCGAGGTTGATGAAATTGAAATAAAACACACGGCTAATTCCAGGACAGGATTTGCACTTGGGGCGGTGATCGCAGCCGAATGGCTTGCTGACAAAACAGGTGTTTTTGGTATGGATGATATGCTTAGATTATAA
- a CDS encoding ParB/RepB/Spo0J family partition protein: protein MDKQIKRKGLGKGLGALLSERNQESNDLLAVDDRSFEILTENISTNPYQPRTNFDSVSLIELKESIQAQGIIQPITVRKIGENKYQLISGERRLQASKMAGLSKIPAYVREASDKQMLEMGLIENIQRENLNAMEVAIAYKRLIDECNIKQEEVGAKVGKERSTVTNYLRLLNLPPAVQEGLKLKKLSMGHARALLGIEDEKTILSIYKDIVENELSVRKVEEIIKNHNSDRKPKPSTQKSIKATKFSLNDLQENLSEVFKRKVLVFADENSKGEIKIPFGSKSDLDDILNKLKKK, encoded by the coding sequence ATGGATAAACAAATAAAAAGAAAGGGTTTAGGAAAAGGATTAGGAGCCTTGCTTTCTGAAAGAAATCAGGAATCAAACGATCTATTGGCTGTTGATGACCGTTCTTTCGAAATATTAACTGAAAATATCAGTACAAATCCATATCAGCCAAGAACAAATTTTGACTCTGTTTCATTAATCGAATTAAAAGAATCAATACAGGCACAAGGTATTATACAACCCATTACAGTTAGGAAAATTGGCGAGAATAAATATCAGTTAATCTCAGGTGAAAGGAGACTTCAGGCTTCAAAAATGGCTGGATTATCCAAAATACCTGCCTACGTAAGAGAAGCTTCTGATAAGCAAATGCTTGAAATGGGTCTGATTGAGAATATTCAGCGGGAAAACCTAAATGCCATGGAGGTGGCCATTGCTTATAAAAGGTTAATTGATGAGTGTAACATTAAGCAGGAAGAAGTAGGAGCTAAGGTTGGAAAAGAAAGGTCAACAGTGACAAATTATCTGAGGTTATTAAATCTTCCTCCGGCAGTTCAAGAAGGTTTGAAACTCAAAAAACTTTCAATGGGTCATGCAAGGGCTCTTTTAGGAATTGAAGATGAAAAAACGATTTTAAGTATATATAAGGATATAGTTGAAAATGAGCTTTCGGTTAGAAAAGTTGAGGAAATAATAAAAAATCATAATTCTGATAGAAAACCAAAGCCATCAACTCAAAAAAGTATTAAGGCTACAAAATTTTCACTTAATGACTTACAGGAAAACCTTTCTGAAGTTTTTAAAAGGAAAGTATTGGTTTTTGCTGACGAGAATTCAAAGGGTGAAATAAAAATTCCGTTTGGTTCAAAAAGTGATTTGGACGATATTCTAAACAAACTCAAAAAAAAATAA
- a CDS encoding M61 family metallopeptidase produces the protein MANYKMKYELSMPEPSTHYFEVKISANVPDNSGFIDFKMPVWTPGSYLIREYAKNVEGFEAIQSGKKIESGKISKNTWRVKVDGLDEVEVKYRVYSFELSVRNAHLDDTHGYANGAAVFMFIPQYLNSPSELKITPHESFKKVSVALPSIGKNTFEVENFDLLVDSPIEIGNHDILEFEALGVKHTIANYSVENLGYDPKTLIDDYKKVVEASGSVFGGKHPCKEYLFIIHHMPGIGGGLEHLNSTTCQTSPDAYKNQDKYIGFLGLIAHEYFHLWNVKRMRPIALGPFDYENENYTNMLWVSEGFTSYYQDDILRRAGLIDENKLLGMLASDIGTTENSPGNKVQSVAESSFDAWIKYYRPNENSNNSTTSYYTKGGIIGTILNLMIIGNTIGEKSLDDAMRLLYNENYLRKKCRFY, from the coding sequence ATGGCTAATTACAAAATGAAATATGAGCTATCAATGCCAGAACCCAGTACCCATTATTTTGAAGTAAAAATTTCAGCAAATGTGCCGGATAATTCGGGTTTTATTGACTTTAAAATGCCAGTTTGGACTCCTGGTTCTTATTTGATCAGAGAATATGCCAAAAATGTAGAAGGTTTTGAAGCCATTCAATCTGGGAAAAAAATTGAATCAGGTAAAATCTCAAAAAATACATGGAGGGTAAAAGTTGATGGTTTGGATGAGGTTGAGGTCAAATATCGGGTGTATTCCTTCGAGTTGTCAGTAAGAAATGCCCATTTGGATGATACACATGGATATGCCAATGGTGCTGCAGTATTTATGTTCATTCCGCAATATTTAAATTCTCCTTCAGAATTGAAAATTACGCCTCATGAAAGTTTCAAAAAGGTTTCGGTTGCATTACCATCAATTGGAAAGAATACTTTTGAGGTTGAAAATTTTGATCTTTTGGTGGATAGTCCAATCGAAATTGGTAATCATGATATTTTGGAATTTGAAGCTTTGGGCGTAAAACATACCATTGCTAATTATTCTGTTGAGAATTTGGGTTATGACCCCAAAACTTTAATTGATGACTATAAAAAAGTAGTAGAAGCCAGTGGAAGTGTATTTGGTGGAAAACACCCTTGTAAAGAATATTTGTTTATTATCCATCACATGCCCGGCATTGGAGGTGGATTGGAACACCTTAATAGCACTACTTGTCAAACTTCACCTGATGCTTATAAAAATCAGGACAAATACATCGGATTTTTGGGATTGATTGCCCACGAATATTTTCATTTATGGAATGTTAAACGAATGAGACCCATTGCTTTAGGGCCATTTGATTATGAAAATGAAAACTACACCAATATGCTTTGGGTTTCTGAAGGTTTTACATCATATTACCAGGATGACATACTTAGAAGGGCAGGTTTGATTGATGAAAACAAATTACTGGGAATGCTTGCTTCCGACATTGGTACAACCGAAAATTCACCTGGAAATAAAGTGCAGTCAGTGGCAGAATCATCGTTTGATGCATGGATAAAATATTACAGACCCAATGAAAATTCGAATAACTCAACTACTTCATATTATACAAAAGGAGGAATTATTGGAACTATCCTTAATTTGATGATAATTGGGAATACTATTGGAGAAAAATCTTTGGATGATGCTATGAGATTGTTGTACAATGAAAATTATCTCCGCAAAAAATGTAGGTTTTACTGA
- a CDS encoding SPOR domain-containing protein, whose amino-acid sequence MNIQKEILSIIHGQDFIILPEIGAFIFEYSKPYFNGENQLVESKKTLRFENIITKDPDNKLINYLSKSLSIPNNFTEIEYQDFLRGFKKEILLKDKYDWEGFGMFFKGQSGLIEFFPERNQLVDKVTHAVQPIKTFQEKASVITQEYIPKKIKTRQEKVIKNINTGSNQTNWFKYFLFLLPIVLLSTGLAYNFLKNSPNKRPIQTLVEEIDSLDKAEKNIPEINNQDTNIRKPLASKNIVTEKSSSISSSNKDIENTKSNYTINIGIFKVRENVDNLATYLAENGIPAKVRPSGGKYKVYVSAESEEQAKEFVDKIEQLTGERPVYQ is encoded by the coding sequence TTGAACATTCAAAAAGAAATATTATCAATTATTCACGGACAGGATTTTATAATTCTTCCAGAGATTGGTGCATTTATTTTTGAATATTCCAAGCCCTATTTCAATGGTGAAAATCAATTGGTAGAAAGTAAAAAAACTCTTAGATTTGAGAACATTATCACTAAAGACCCTGATAATAAACTAATTAACTATCTTTCAAAATCACTTTCAATCCCAAACAATTTTACGGAAATTGAATACCAGGACTTTTTAAGAGGCTTTAAAAAAGAGATTTTATTAAAGGATAAATATGACTGGGAAGGTTTTGGTATGTTTTTTAAAGGCCAAAGTGGATTGATTGAGTTTTTTCCTGAAAGAAATCAGTTAGTTGATAAAGTTACTCACGCCGTACAACCAATAAAAACTTTTCAGGAAAAAGCCTCGGTCATCACCCAAGAGTATATTCCAAAAAAAATCAAGACAAGACAGGAAAAAGTAATTAAAAATATCAATACCGGTTCAAACCAGACAAACTGGTTTAAGTATTTTTTATTTTTATTGCCAATTGTTTTGTTGTCAACGGGTTTGGCATATAATTTTTTGAAAAATTCCCCAAATAAAAGGCCAATACAAACACTTGTTGAAGAAATTGATTCGCTGGATAAAGCGGAAAAGAATATCCCTGAAATAAATAATCAAGATACGAATATCAGGAAACCTCTGGCCTCGAAAAATATCGTTACAGAAAAATCCAGTAGCATTTCAAGTAGCAATAAAGACATTGAAAATACCAAATCTAATTATACCATTAATATCGGTATTTTTAAAGTTAGAGAAAATGTTGATAATCTGGCCACTTATTTGGCTGAAAACGGAATTCCGGCAAAAGTCAGACCCAGTGGTGGCAAATATAAAGTTTATGTTTCGGCCGAATCAGAGGAACAGGCAAAAGAATTTGTTGATAAAATAGAACAATTAACCGGCGAAAGGCCCGTTTACCAATAA
- a CDS encoding sigma-70 family RNA polymerase sigma factor: protein MRQLKISKQITNRESQSLDKYLQEIGKVDLLTPDEEVILAQKIRDGDQLSLERLTKANLRFVVSVAKQYQNQGLSLGDLINEGNLGLIKAAQRFDETRGFKFISYAVWWIRQSILQALAEQSRIVRLPLNRVGSLNKISKTFSELEQKFEREPSPEELAEVLEISANEVVDTMKISGRHVSVDAPFVQGEENSLLDVLENDTEIRPDQELMNDSLRREVLRALSTLTQREAEVIMFYFGLNGEQAMTLEEIGEKFNLTRERVRQIKEKAIRRLRQTSRSKALKAYLG, encoded by the coding sequence ATGAGACAACTAAAGATTAGTAAACAAATCACCAACAGAGAGAGTCAGTCTCTTGACAAATACCTACAGGAAATCGGTAAAGTAGATTTATTGACTCCTGATGAGGAAGTTATCCTGGCTCAAAAGATCAGAGATGGAGACCAGCTTTCTTTGGAAAGACTAACCAAAGCAAATCTCCGTTTTGTGGTGTCAGTTGCTAAACAATATCAAAATCAGGGTCTTTCATTGGGCGACTTAATCAACGAAGGAAACCTCGGTTTGATTAAAGCAGCACAGAGATTTGACGAAACCCGCGGTTTTAAATTTATTTCTTATGCTGTTTGGTGGATTCGTCAGAGTATTCTACAGGCTTTGGCAGAGCAATCCAGAATTGTTAGGCTTCCATTGAATAGGGTTGGTTCTTTGAATAAAATTTCCAAAACTTTCTCTGAGTTGGAGCAAAAATTTGAAAGAGAACCATCACCTGAAGAATTGGCCGAAGTTTTGGAAATTTCAGCTAATGAGGTAGTTGATACTATGAAAATTTCTGGAAGACACGTCTCAGTTGATGCCCCGTTTGTTCAGGGTGAAGAAAATAGCCTTTTGGACGTATTGGAAAATGATACTGAAATCAGACCTGATCAGGAGTTAATGAACGACTCATTGAGAAGAGAAGTTTTGAGAGCATTGTCAACTCTTACACAAAGAGAAGCCGAAGTAATAATGTTTTATTTTGGTCTCAATGGTGAGCAGGCAATGACTCTGGAAGAAATAGGAGAGAAGTTTAACCTTACGAGGGAAAGAGTAAGACAAATAAAGGAAAAAGCTATAAGAAGGCTACGTCAAACCTCCCGAAGTAAGGCTTTAAAAGCTTATTTAGGTTAA
- a CDS encoding PDZ domain-containing protein translates to MKIISAKNVGFTDDEFRIACERVSGLDLKDFFKNHIFGTETIDYKKYYAMADINVSFEKLNLDKPYLGAQIRGKMISRVDNGTAAYKYGLNVNDEILKINGKTFVNLADVLENKKIGETIEIEVKRGGINRIFSVKLEGNNLQSVKLTPMRSTDPMAIKRYNKFLHLN, encoded by the coding sequence ATGAAAATTATCTCCGCAAAAAATGTAGGTTTTACTGATGATGAATTCAGAATTGCCTGCGAGAGGGTATCAGGTCTTGATTTGAAAGATTTTTTCAAAAATCATATATTTGGTACTGAAACCATTGATTACAAAAAATATTACGCTATGGCTGATATTAATGTAAGTTTTGAAAAATTAAATCTTGATAAACCGTATTTGGGTGCCCAAATCAGGGGAAAAATGATATCCAGAGTGGATAATGGCACGGCAGCTTATAAATATGGTTTAAATGTAAATGATGAAATTTTAAAAATAAATGGAAAGACTTTTGTCAATTTAGCAGATGTTTTGGAAAACAAAAAAATTGGTGAAACGATTGAAATTGAAGTTAAAAGAGGTGGAATTAATAGAATATTCTCTGTCAAACTGGAGGGTAATAATCTACAATCTGTAAAACTTACACCAATGCGGTCAACTGACCCAATGGCAATAAAAAGATACAATAAGTTTTTGCATTTAAATTAA